A region of the Acidimicrobiales bacterium genome:
GGCCCACAAGGAAACCCGCTAAGCAACCCGCAGCACCCCCCCACCACCGTCCGTAACTTTCTTCCCAGCCAGGGAGTCGAACGAGCAATGGCGCTGGACCTGGCCGATCTGGTCACCGCCGCCAAAGCGGGCGACAAGGCGGCCTTCACGAAGCTCGTGGAGGCGACGACCGCCGAGATGTACACGCTCGCGTACCGGCTCACCGGCAATGCGGAGGATGCACAGGACGTGGTGCAGGAGGCGTATGTCCGGGCCTACAAGGGCCTGAAGAAGTTCCGCGGCGACGCGGAGTTCACCAGTTGGATGTACCGGATCACGGCCAACTGCGCGAACACCCACCTGGTGAAGAGCTCGCGGCATCGCCACGACGCCATGGACGAGACCGAGGAGCTCAGCGACGAGCGCCCCGGACCCGAGGCCAGGCTGGCGTCCGCCGACGAGCGCTCCGAGCTCCACCTCGCCCTCCAGAGCCTCTCGCCGGAGATGCGCGCCGTGGTCGTCCTGCGAGACGTCTACGACCTGCCCCACGAGGCCATCGCAGCCGAGCTCGGGATCAGCGAGGGGGCGGCCAAGGTGCGTCTGCACCGGGCCCGCCGCAAGCTGCGCGAGCGACTCTTCCCCCTGCGGGGCGAAGAGCACGGTGAGGTGGACGCCCATGCAGTGTGACCAGGTCGCCGATCGCCTTCCGCAGATCGTCGACGGCGGCGAGCGAGCGGCGCCGGCCGTGCTCGCGCACGTGGACTCCTGCCTGCGCTGCCAGGCCGAGCTCGTGCAGTACCGCAAGCTCCTCAAGGCCCTGCGCACGTTGCGCACCGACATCCTCGAGCCGGCACCC
Encoded here:
- a CDS encoding sigma-70 family RNA polymerase sigma factor, giving the protein MALDLADLVTAAKAGDKAAFTKLVEATTAEMYTLAYRLTGNAEDAQDVVQEAYVRAYKGLKKFRGDAEFTSWMYRITANCANTHLVKSSRHRHDAMDETEELSDERPGPEARLASADERSELHLALQSLSPEMRAVVVLRDVYDLPHEAIAAELGISEGAAKVRLHRARRKLRERLFPLRGEEHGEVDAHAV